The proteins below are encoded in one region of Arthrobacter sp. CJ23:
- a CDS encoding GDSL-type esterase/lipase family protein yields MEDRKLRIAAVGDELLAGLGDPRALGWLGRVLARTPQDSVSVESFALPCPMEGTEGLAARWQDEAGRRFSDAHENRLVIGLSGRDLEFGLSTARSRLNLANILDGASHSGISVFVVGPPPTLDPARNRRLADLNTAFADVTTRRNHHYVDTFSPLLNHEQWRTDLASNGGTPGQAGYGLMAWLVLHRGWFQWLRIAQPE; encoded by the coding sequence GTGGAAGACAGGAAGCTGCGCATTGCAGCTGTTGGAGATGAACTGCTCGCCGGACTGGGTGACCCCCGGGCCCTGGGCTGGCTGGGCCGTGTGCTGGCCCGCACGCCCCAGGACTCAGTTTCGGTGGAGAGTTTCGCACTCCCCTGTCCGATGGAAGGCACGGAGGGTCTCGCGGCCCGCTGGCAGGACGAGGCGGGGCGGCGCTTCAGCGACGCCCACGAGAACCGGCTGGTCATCGGGCTCTCCGGACGGGACCTCGAGTTCGGCCTGTCCACGGCGCGCAGCCGCCTGAACCTCGCCAACATCCTCGATGGCGCCTCGCACAGCGGCATCTCGGTTTTCGTGGTCGGCCCCCCGCCCACGCTTGATCCGGCCCGCAACCGCCGGCTCGCCGATCTGAACACGGCCTTCGCGGATGTCACCACGCGCCGCAACCACCACTATGTGGACACCTTTTCCCCGCTGCTCAACCACGAGCAGTGGCGGACGGACCTCGCCTCCAATGGCGGCACGCCCGGCCAGGCCGGTTACGGGCTGATGGCGTGGCTGGTGCTGCACCGCGGCTGGTTCCAGTGGCTCCGGATCGCGCAGCCCGAGTAA
- a CDS encoding DUF4097 domain-containing protein, translated as MPDNNWTVTGPKTIDVDDVRSLKLGIVKGRFDIMTHEEPFARIEVSEIDGDPLSVSLVNGRLEVRHQLQGPQGWFRNLMDTVNNTSANTVVISIALPAGVDVESGTVSGDGMVSGVSGRCRLNTVSGSVLADGTRGELHVNTVSGDVIARNHDGVLTAKSVSGEVTASGRFSSIRATTVSGELSFDLHSYTHDFGANSVSGDLTIRLPHDVGVDIVAKSASGTLVIDDQMYAQAASKVQTIVGPDERLMLVRTNSVSGKTYIIHSEAVSGSGQAVPGEAGL; from the coding sequence ATGCCGGACAACAACTGGACCGTCACCGGTCCGAAAACCATCGACGTCGACGACGTCCGCTCGCTGAAGCTCGGCATCGTCAAGGGCCGCTTCGACATCATGACGCACGAGGAACCGTTCGCCCGGATCGAAGTCTCGGAAATCGACGGCGACCCGCTCTCGGTCTCGCTCGTCAACGGGCGCCTGGAAGTGCGCCACCAACTGCAGGGCCCGCAGGGCTGGTTCCGCAACCTCATGGACACGGTGAACAACACCAGCGCAAACACGGTGGTCATCAGCATCGCCCTGCCCGCCGGCGTCGACGTCGAGTCCGGAACCGTTAGCGGGGACGGCATGGTTTCCGGCGTCAGCGGCCGCTGCCGGCTCAACACGGTGTCCGGCTCGGTCCTGGCCGACGGCACTCGCGGCGAGCTCCACGTCAACACCGTCAGCGGCGATGTGATCGCCCGGAACCACGACGGCGTCCTGACCGCCAAGAGCGTTTCCGGCGAGGTGACGGCGTCGGGCAGGTTCAGCAGCATCCGCGCCACCACGGTCAGCGGGGAGCTCAGCTTCGATCTGCACAGCTACACGCACGACTTCGGGGCCAACTCGGTCTCCGGAGACCTCACCATCAGGCTTCCGCACGACGTCGGGGTGGACATTGTGGCCAAGTCCGCCAGCGGGACCCTGGTGATCGATGACCAGATGTATGCCCAGGCCGCCAGCAAGGTCCAGACGATCGTGGGCCCGGATGAGCGGCTCATGCTGGTGCGGACCAACTCCGTGTCCGGGAAGACCTACATCATCCACAGTGAGGCCGTCAGCGGCAGTGGGCAGGCCGTCCCCGGCGAGGCAGGCCTCTGA